A genomic region of Endomicrobiales bacterium contains the following coding sequences:
- a CDS encoding glycosyltransferase: MTENPFISVIVPTFNRKDMLRQCLNSIFAQTYSNFELIIVDNMSTDGTEEYVRNIPDKRIKYFRNPNNGVIAVNRNFGMHNAIGKFIAFCDDDDLWLPYKLEKQMAIFKQYNNLQLVSSNAISFKDNKLVKLMSRQTNDITLNIKILLQNNLIYNSTVLFKKDVITTIGYINENANICGAEDYDFWLHIAKSLENSIYVIAEPLILYRMHLKNFSDYNLDKDIDKLKLILEKHTDVESTERININIENKRNLLLLWYKLYELDFKKTGIINFLFSKTSFVIKTRVLFYYLRGTITKVLGIYSYSIKNKPVIQKYLDSTL, encoded by the coding sequence ATGACAGAAAACCCATTTATATCAGTTATAGTACCAACATTTAACCGCAAAGATATGTTAAGGCAATGCCTCAACTCAATTTTTGCGCAAACATATAGTAATTTTGAGTTAATAATCGTTGACAATATGTCAACGGACGGCACAGAAGAATATGTAAGAAATATACCTGATAAGCGTATTAAATACTTTAGAAATCCAAATAACGGTGTAATTGCTGTGAACCGAAATTTTGGGATGCACAACGCCATAGGAAAGTTTATAGCATTTTGTGACGATGATGATTTATGGCTGCCCTATAAACTTGAAAAGCAAATGGCAATATTCAAACAATACAATAATCTACAGTTGGTCTCATCTAACGCTATATCGTTCAAAGATAATAAATTAGTTAAATTGATGAGTAGACAAACCAATGACATAACTCTAAATATTAAAATTTTACTACAAAACAACCTAATTTATAACTCAACTGTGTTATTTAAAAAAGATGTAATCACTACTATTGGATACATAAATGAAAATGCCAATATTTGCGGTGCTGAGGACTATGACTTTTGGCTGCATATAGCCAAAAGCTTAGAAAATTCTATATATGTAATTGCCGAACCGTTAATACTATACAGAATGCATCTAAAAAACTTCTCGGATTATAACTTAGACAAAGATATAGATAAGTTGAAACTCATATTAGAAAAACATACCGATGTTGAAAGTACAGAAAGAATAAATATAAACATAGAAAACAAAAGAAACTTACTTTTATTGTGGTATAAGCTTTATGAGTTAGATTTTAAAAAAACGGGGATAATTAATTTTTTGTTTTCAAAAACAAGTTTTGTCATAAAAACCAGGGTGTTGTTCTATTATTTACGCGGAACAATAACTAAAGTGCTTGGCATTTACTCGTACAGCATTAAAAACAAACCTGTAATTCAAAAATACTTAGATTCTACATTGTAA